In Cryptomeria japonica chromosome 10, Sugi_1.0, whole genome shotgun sequence, a genomic segment contains:
- the LOC131076886 gene encoding probable aquaporin PIP2-8 has protein sequence MAKEEGKEVEQQGYAAKDYTDPPPAPFIDVAEFKLWSFYRAIIAEFIATLLFLYITVATVIGHKRNSADCGSVGLLGIAWSFGGMIFVLVYCTAGISGGHINPAVTFGLFLARKVSFPRAVLYMVAQCLGAICGCGLVKAFQKSFYDKYGGGANTVAHGYTKGVGLGAEIIGTFVLVYTVFSATDPKRSARDSHVPVLAPLPIGFAVFMVHLATIPITGTGINPARSFGAAVIYGHQQPWDDQWIFWVGPFLGAAAAAAYHQYILRAAAIKALGSFRSNPQI, from the exons ATGGCcaaggaagaaggaaaagaagtaGAGCAGCAAGGCTATGCGGCCAAGGATTACACAGATCCACCACCTGCTCCTTTCATTGATGTTGCAGAGTTCAAGCTCTGGTCTTTCTACCGTGCAATTATTGCAGAGTTCATTGCAACATTGCTGTTTTTATACATAACAGTTGCCACTGTAATTGGGCACAAGAGAAACAGTGCTGACTGTGGTAGTGTTGGTCTCTTAGGCATTGCTTGGTCCTTTGGGGGAATGATCTTTGTGTTGGTCTATTGCACTGCTGGTATCTCAG GTGGCCATATCAATCCAGCAGTCACATTTGGGCTGTTTTTGGCCAGAAAGGTGTCCTTCCCAAGGGCTGTCCTGTACATGGTAGCCCAGTGCTTGGGTGCCATCTGTGGTTGTGGACTGGTGAAGGCCTTCCAGAAGTCCTTCTATGACAAATATGGAGGTGGAGCCAACACTGTTGCTCATGGCTACACAAAGGGTGTAGGCTTAGGTGCTGAGATCATTGGTACATTTGTGTTGGTTTACACTGTCTTCTCTGCCACAGACCCCAAGCGTAGTGCTAGGGACTCCCATGTTCCT GTTCTGGCTCCATTGCCAATTGGGTTTGCTGTTTTCATGGTGCATTTGGCTACAATCCCCATCACAGGGACAGGCATCAACCCTGCAAGGAGCTTTGGGGCAGCTGTCATCTATGGCCACCAACAGCCCTGGGATGACCAG TGGATCTTCTGGGTGGGTCCATTTTTGggagcagcagcagcagcagcataCCATCAGTACATTTTGAGAGCAGCAGCCATTAAGGCCCTGGGATCCTTCCGTAGCAATCCACAAATCTAA